One Cygnus atratus isolate AKBS03 ecotype Queensland, Australia chromosome 21, CAtr_DNAZoo_HiC_assembly, whole genome shotgun sequence genomic region harbors:
- the ZBTB17 gene encoding zinc finger and BTB domain-containing protein 17 isoform X2 produces MAAMDFPQHSKQVLEQLNQQRQLGLLCDCTFVVNGINFKAHKAVLAACSEYFRMLFVDQKDVVHLDINNTAGLGQVLDFMYTAKLSLNPDNVEDVLAVAGFLQMQEIVSACNALKSLTVLAESPVESQGVPAEMGAEKAAVEDKAVAAVTRGDSDKPKQVPPNQEGKEEAPVAAAAQPEEQAEQLDVKEVPAEGQQPGGDVKNPLGALSRCQAPLRGAERLFSPRHALLFLGADGAAQAGPANGFPSPTQPAEGAMGGSSPAAEGSVPQHAATGEVELEGKEEEGEMAAEDEEEAKIPKEVQPKLENGENAEDNESGSTDSGQENSGETRLLRSGTYSDRTESKAYGSVTHKCEDCGKEFTHTGNFKRHIRIHTGEKPFSCRECNKAFSDPAACKAHEKTHSPLKPYGCEECGKSYRLISLLNLHKKRHTGEAKYRCDDCGKLFTTSGNLKRHQLVHSGEKPYQCDYCGRSFSDPTSKMRHLETHDTDKEHKCPHCDKKFNQVGNLKAHLKIHIADGPLKCRECGKQFTTSGNLKRHLRIHSGEKPYVCVHCQRQFADPGALQRHVRIHTGEKPCQCLICGKAFTQASSLIAHVRQHTGEKPYVCERCGKRFVQSSQLANHIRHHDNIRPHKCTVCNKAFVNVGDLSKHIIIHTGEKPFLCDKCGRGFNRVDNLRSHVKTVHQGKAGMKILEPEDGGEVNIVTVASDDMVTLATEALAATAVTQLTVVPVAAAVTADETEALKAEITKAVKQVQEADPNTQILYACDSCGEKFLDATSLAQHVRIHTAQALVMFQADTDFYQQYGAATATWQTEQVLPTGELLFRARDAPPEPPATPLAPMPLAGEGQAPTE; encoded by the exons atggcag CCATGGAtttcccccagcacagcaagcaAGTCCTGGAGCAGCTGAACCAGCAGCGGCAGCTGGGCTTGCTGTGCGACTGCACCTTCGTGGTGAATGGCATCAACTTCAAGGCCCACAAAGCCGTGCTGGCGGCGTGCAGCGAGTATTTCAGGATGCTCTTCGTGGACCAGAAGGATGTGGTGCACCTCGACATCAACAACACGGCAG GCCTGGGCCAGGTTTTGGACTTCATGTACACAGCCAAGCTGAGCCTGAACCCCGACAACGTGGAAGACGTGCTGGCCGTGGCGGGGTTCCTCCAGATGCAGGAGATCGTCAGCGCCTGCAACGCGCTCAAGTCCCTCACGGTGCTGGCAGAAAGCCCCGTGGAGAGCCAGGGGGTCCCCGCCGAGATGG GGGCTGAAAAGGCAGCCGTCGAGGACAAAGCGGTGGCAGCAGTAACGCGGGGTGATTCTGACAAACCAAAACAAGTTCCTCCCAaccaggaggggaaggaagaggcgcccgtggctgcagcagcacagcccgaGGAGCAGGCGGAGCAGCTGGATGTCAAAGAGGTCCCCGCAGAAGGTCAGCAACCAGGAGGTGATGTCAAAAATCCCCTGGGCGCCCTGTCCCGCTGCCAGGCTCCGCTGCGTGGAGCCGAGCGTCTGTTTTCTCCCCGACACGCTCTGCTGTTCCTAGGTGCAGACGGCGCCGCCCAGGCAGGCCCTGCCAACggcttccccagccccacgcagcccgCAGAGGGCGCGATGGGCGgcagcagccccgcggccgAGGGCAGCGTCCCCCAGCACGCCGCGACGGGAG AGGtggagctggaagggaaggaggaagagggggagatGGCGGCAGAGGATGAAGAGGAGGCTAAAATCCCCAAGGAAGTGCAGCCCAAgttagaaaatggagaaaatgccGAGGATAACGAATCAGGGAGCACTGACTCCGGGCAGGAGAACTCAGGTGAAACCCGGCTGCTGCGCTCGGGCACTTACAGCGACCGGACCGAGTCGAAAGCCTACGGCTCCGTCACGCACAAGTGCGAG GACTGCGGGAAGGAGTTCACCCACACTGGGAACTTCAAGCGACACATCCGCATCCACACCGGTGAGAAGCCCTTCTCCTGCAGGGAGTGCAACAAAGCCTTCTCCGACCCGGCCGCCTGCAAAGCCCACGAGAAGACGCACAG CCCCCTGAAGCCCTACGGCTGCGAGGAGTGCGGGAAGAGCTACCGCCTCATCAGCCTGCTGAACCTGCACAAGAAGCGGCACACGGGGGAGGCCAAGTACCGCTGCGACGACTGCGGCAAGCTCTTCACCACCTCCGGCAACCTCAAGCGGCACCAGCTGGTGCACAGCGGGGAGAAGCCGTACCAGTGCGACTACTGCGGGCGCTCCTTCTCCGACCCCACCTCCAAAATGCGGCACCTGGAGACCCACGACACCGACAAGGAGCACAAGTGTCCCCACTGCGACAAGAAATTCAACCAG GTGGGGAACTTGAAAGCTCACTTGAAGATTCACATTGCAGACGGGCCCCTCAAGTGTCGGGAGTGTGGCAAGCAGTTCACCACTTCAG GCAACCTGAAGCGGCACCTCCGGATCCACAGCGGGGAGAAGCCCTATGTCTGTGTTCACTGCCAGCGGCAGTTCGCTGACCCCGGGGCGCTGCAGCGGCACGTCCGCATCCACACAG gaGAGAAGCCGTGCCAGTGCTTGATCTGCGGGAAGGCTTTCACCCAGGCCAGCTCCCTCATCGCCCACGTGCGCCAGCACACGGGGGAGAAGCCCTACGTCTGCGAGCGCTGCGGCAAGAG GTTCGTGCAGTCGAGCCAGCTGGCTAACCACATCCGCCACCACGACAACATCCGACCCCACAAGTGCACCGTCTGCAACAAGGCCTTCGTCAACGTGGGCGACCTCTCCAAGCACATCATCATCCACACCG GGGAGAAGCCGTTCCTGTGTGACAAGTGTGGCCGTGGCTTCAACCGGGTGGACAACCTGCGCTCCCACGTGAAGACGGTGCACCAGGGCAAGGCAGGCATGAAGATCCTCGAGCCTGAGGACGGCGGCGAGGTCAACATTGTCACGGTGGCCTCAGATGACATGGTGACGCTCGCCACCGAGGCACTGGCCGCCACCGCTGTCACGCAGCTCACGG TGGTCCCCGTGGCAGCTGCCGTGACGGCAGACGAGACTGAAGCACTTAAAGCGGAGATCACCAAAGCGGTGAAACAAGTTCAGGAAGCAg ACCCCAACACCCAGATCCTCTACGCCTGCGACTCCTGCGGGGAGAAATTCCTGGACGCCACCAGCCTGGCGCAGCACGTCCGCATCCACACGGCCCAGGCCCTCGTCATGTTCCAGGCCGACACG
- the ZBTB17 gene encoding zinc finger and BTB domain-containing protein 17 isoform X1, with amino-acid sequence MARKRHGFPPAQQASPGAAEPAAAAGLAVRLHLRGEWHQLQGPQSRAGGVQRVFQDALRGPEGCGAPRHQQHGRPGPGFGLHVHSQAEPEPRQRGRRAGRGGVPPDAGDRQRLQRAQVPHGAGRKPRGEPGGPRRDGCVAFSQPHLPGDPLFLIQQAAEARNPPAEPRAPWLQPCPAPQLGDQIHLMHRASVRGRPDGVCGSGSPVQHRSLALLKTRCLPCLPAELRKAARPLAPARAAGGGAVCCYASSLAGAEKAAVEDKAVAAVTRGDSDKPKQVPPNQEGKEEAPVAAAAQPEEQAEQLDVKEVPAEGQQPGGADGAAQAGPANGFPSPTQPAEGAMGGSSPAAEGSVPQHAATGEVELEGKEEEGEMAAEDEEEAKIPKEVQPKLENGENAEDNESGSTDSGQENSGETRLLRSGTYSDRTESKAYGSVTHKCEDCGKEFTHTGNFKRHIRIHTGEKPFSCRECNKAFSDPAACKAHEKTHSPLKPYGCEECGKSYRLISLLNLHKKRHTGEAKYRCDDCGKLFTTSGNLKRHQLVHSGEKPYQCDYCGRSFSDPTSKMRHLETHDTDKEHKCPHCDKKFNQVGNLKAHLKIHIADGPLKCRECGKQFTTSGNLKRHLRIHSGEKPYVCVHCQRQFADPGALQRHVRIHTGEKPCQCLICGKAFTQASSLIAHVRQHTGEKPYVCERCGKRFVQSSQLANHIRHHDNIRPHKCTVCNKAFVNVGDLSKHIIIHTGEKPFLCDKCGRGFNRVDNLRSHVKTVHQGKAGMKILEPEDGGEVNIVTVASDDMVTLATEALAATAVTQLTVVPVAAAVTADETEALKAEITKAVKQVQEADPNTQILYACDSCGEKFLDATSLAQHVRIHTAQALVMFQADTDFYQQYGAATATWQTEQVLPTGELLFRARDAPPEPPATPLAPMPLAGEGQAPTE; translated from the exons ATGGCGAGGAAGCG CCATGGAtttcccccagcacagcaagcaAGTCCTGGAGCAGCTGAACCAGCAGCGGCAGCTGGGCTTGCTGTGCGACTGCACCTTCGTGGTGAATGGCATCAACTTCAAGGCCCACAAAGCCGTGCTGGCGGCGTGCAGCGAGTATTTCAGGATGCTCTTCGTGGACCAGAAGGATGTGGTGCACCTCGACATCAACAACACGGCAG GCCTGGGCCAGGTTTTGGACTTCATGTACACAGCCAAGCTGAGCCTGAACCCCGACAACGTGGAAGACGTGCTGGCCGTGGCGGGGTTCCTCCAGATGCAGGAGATCGTCAGCGCCTGCAACGCGCTCAAGTCCCTCACGGTGCTGGCAGAAAGCCCCGTGGAGAGCCAGGGGGTCCCCGCCGAGATGGGTGCGTAGCTTTCTCGCAGCCCCATCTCCCTGGGGATCCGCTTTTCCTCATCCAGCAAGCCGCAGAGGCTCGAAATCCCCCTGCTGAGCCGCGCgctccctggctgcagccctgccccgcACCCCAGCTGGGTGACCAGATACATCTGATGCACAGAGCCTCAGTCAGAGGGCGTCCGGATGGCGTTTGTGGCTCTGGTTCCCCTGTGCAGCACCGCTCGCTGGCTTTGTTGAAGACTCGCTGCCTTCCTTGTCTCCCCGCGGAGTTGAGGAAAGCTGCCCGGCCTCTAGCCCCTGCACGAGCCGCAGGAGGTGGCGCGGTGTGCTGCTATGCCTCTTCCCTTGCAGGGGCTGAAAAGGCAGCCGTCGAGGACAAAGCGGTGGCAGCAGTAACGCGGGGTGATTCTGACAAACCAAAACAAGTTCCTCCCAaccaggaggggaaggaagaggcgcccgtggctgcagcagcacagcccgaGGAGCAGGCGGAGCAGCTGGATGTCAAAGAGGTCCCCGCAGAAGGTCAGCAACCAGGAG GTGCAGACGGCGCCGCCCAGGCAGGCCCTGCCAACggcttccccagccccacgcagcccgCAGAGGGCGCGATGGGCGgcagcagccccgcggccgAGGGCAGCGTCCCCCAGCACGCCGCGACGGGAG AGGtggagctggaagggaaggaggaagagggggagatGGCGGCAGAGGATGAAGAGGAGGCTAAAATCCCCAAGGAAGTGCAGCCCAAgttagaaaatggagaaaatgccGAGGATAACGAATCAGGGAGCACTGACTCCGGGCAGGAGAACTCAGGTGAAACCCGGCTGCTGCGCTCGGGCACTTACAGCGACCGGACCGAGTCGAAAGCCTACGGCTCCGTCACGCACAAGTGCGAG GACTGCGGGAAGGAGTTCACCCACACTGGGAACTTCAAGCGACACATCCGCATCCACACCGGTGAGAAGCCCTTCTCCTGCAGGGAGTGCAACAAAGCCTTCTCCGACCCGGCCGCCTGCAAAGCCCACGAGAAGACGCACAG CCCCCTGAAGCCCTACGGCTGCGAGGAGTGCGGGAAGAGCTACCGCCTCATCAGCCTGCTGAACCTGCACAAGAAGCGGCACACGGGGGAGGCCAAGTACCGCTGCGACGACTGCGGCAAGCTCTTCACCACCTCCGGCAACCTCAAGCGGCACCAGCTGGTGCACAGCGGGGAGAAGCCGTACCAGTGCGACTACTGCGGGCGCTCCTTCTCCGACCCCACCTCCAAAATGCGGCACCTGGAGACCCACGACACCGACAAGGAGCACAAGTGTCCCCACTGCGACAAGAAATTCAACCAG GTGGGGAACTTGAAAGCTCACTTGAAGATTCACATTGCAGACGGGCCCCTCAAGTGTCGGGAGTGTGGCAAGCAGTTCACCACTTCAG GCAACCTGAAGCGGCACCTCCGGATCCACAGCGGGGAGAAGCCCTATGTCTGTGTTCACTGCCAGCGGCAGTTCGCTGACCCCGGGGCGCTGCAGCGGCACGTCCGCATCCACACAG gaGAGAAGCCGTGCCAGTGCTTGATCTGCGGGAAGGCTTTCACCCAGGCCAGCTCCCTCATCGCCCACGTGCGCCAGCACACGGGGGAGAAGCCCTACGTCTGCGAGCGCTGCGGCAAGAG GTTCGTGCAGTCGAGCCAGCTGGCTAACCACATCCGCCACCACGACAACATCCGACCCCACAAGTGCACCGTCTGCAACAAGGCCTTCGTCAACGTGGGCGACCTCTCCAAGCACATCATCATCCACACCG GGGAGAAGCCGTTCCTGTGTGACAAGTGTGGCCGTGGCTTCAACCGGGTGGACAACCTGCGCTCCCACGTGAAGACGGTGCACCAGGGCAAGGCAGGCATGAAGATCCTCGAGCCTGAGGACGGCGGCGAGGTCAACATTGTCACGGTGGCCTCAGATGACATGGTGACGCTCGCCACCGAGGCACTGGCCGCCACCGCTGTCACGCAGCTCACGG TGGTCCCCGTGGCAGCTGCCGTGACGGCAGACGAGACTGAAGCACTTAAAGCGGAGATCACCAAAGCGGTGAAACAAGTTCAGGAAGCAg ACCCCAACACCCAGATCCTCTACGCCTGCGACTCCTGCGGGGAGAAATTCCTGGACGCCACCAGCCTGGCGCAGCACGTCCGCATCCACACGGCCCAGGCCCTCGTCATGTTCCAGGCCGACACG